The following are encoded in a window of Thamnophis elegans isolate rThaEle1 chromosome 14, rThaEle1.pri, whole genome shotgun sequence genomic DNA:
- the NRN1L gene encoding neuritin-like protein: MGIIVLHNYQVVSLGKLLKITQSEYLNFNFIAVLVGQPVNAAGWKCNTIYKGFAECLVSLGDSMAQNVQKDMEDDTIQDQEELNTICRSWDDFHICATKVLSNCPEEAANIWESLRQESRKIQFQGNLHNLCSSRAQLAGDGKALRVDETNQETLRGAASLLWPSLMGRLTLVALVALVPFA; encoded by the exons ATGGGAATTATAGTCCTACACAATTATCAAGTTGTGAGCTTGGGAAAGCTATTGAAGATAACACAGTCTGAATATCTCAATTTCAACTTCATTGCAGTGCTGGTGGGGCAGCCCGTGAATGCGGCTGGCTGGAAGTGCAACACCATCTATAAGGGGTTTGCAGAGTGCCTGGTTAGCCTTGGAGACAGCATGGCTCAAAATGTTCAGAAGGATATGGAGGATGACACCATCCAGGATCAAGAGGAGTTGAACACCATCTGTAG GTCCTGGGATGACTTCCACATCTGTGCCACCAAGGTTTTGTCCAATTGCCCTGAAGAGGCAGCCAACATTTGGGAGTCCCTTCGGCAAGAGTCCCGAAAGATCCAGTTCCAAGGCAACCTACATAACCTCTGCAGCTCACGAGCCCAGCTGGCTGGTGATGGGAAGGCTTTACGTGTAGATGAGACCAACCAAGAGACCTTGCGGGGGGCAGCTTCCCTTCTCTGGCCCAGCCTCATGGGTAGATTGACTCTTGTAGCTCTCGTGGCTCTGGTACCCTTTGCTTAG